In Pseudomonadota bacterium, the sequence TTGATGGACGGCGCCTTCGTCTTCGATCGGCACCAGGAGTTCCGCTAACCCCCTTCACCCAATCAGGAAAGACGTTCCGCCGCCCATGAACCCCAACGTCACGACCTTCTTCGACCCGCGCACATCGTCGCTCACCTATGTCGTCGCCGAGCCGGACGGCCCGGCCTGTGCGATTATTGATTCAGTGCTGGACTATGATGCGCCGTCCGGCCACACCGCGACCGAAAGCGCCGACAAACTCATCGCCTTTGTCGAGGCGGAGGGTTTGAAGGTCGCGTGGATCCTCGACACCCATACCCACGCCGATCACATGACGGCGATGGCTTACCTGAAGGACCGCTTTGGCGCGCTGACCGGCATCGGCGCCGGCGTCGCGCAGGTGCAAGGCAACTTCGTCAAGCTCTACGACATCGCCGACCAAGTGACGGCCGACGGTAGCCAGTTCGACCATCTGTTCGCCGATAACGAGACGTTCATGATCGGCGCCATGCAGGCGCGCGTCATGGCGACACCCGGCCACACACCGGGCTGCATCACCTATGTGATCGGCGATGCCGCATTTATTGGCGACACGATGTTCATGCCCGACAGTGGCACGGCGCGCTGCGACTTTCCTGATGGCGATGCGGCAGAGCTATACGCTTCGATCCGCCGCATCCTTGAACTGCCAGCGGAGACCCGTTTGTTCGTCTGCCACGACTATCAGCCCAACGGGCGCGAGCTCGCCTATGAAGCCAGCGTCGCCGACCACCGCCGTGAGAACATCCACGTCAATGACACGATTGACGAGGCCGGGTTCGTCACCATGCGCACGACCCGCGACGCGACGCTCTCGGCGCCCGCGCTGATCCTGCCGGCGGTGCAGGTCAACATTCGCGCCGGCCACGTGCCGGCGCCGGAAGCCAACGGCGTCTCCTATCTCAAGATCCCCATCGACACGTTCTGACGAAAGGCAGGTCGTGGGTAATTCCGAACATGGCTTTCGCGCGAAGCTGGAACGCCATCAACCGGACCTGCCGATCTATCTGATGGTGCCGGCGGATGTCGTCTCTTCGTTGGGGGCCGCCGCGACATTTGTTGTCGAGGTCTCGGTCAACGCCATCGCGATTGGTCGTCGCTCAATCAAACCTTGGGGCGACGGACAGCGCTGGTTCATGGAACTGACCAAACCGCAATGCGGCCGGCTGAGGGTGGACGAGGGCGACGAGGTTGATGTGACGGTCTCGGATGCACCGCAGACGCCGCCAGCACTGGAAGCGGCGTTGGCGGAAAACAAGTTGGCAGACCGCTGGGCCAGAATGAACGCGTCTGACCGCCGGATGATCTCCGAACATATCTTCGACGCCAAGAAAGACGCGACCAGAGCCGCGCGCGTCGATCGCACGATCGCGAAGCTTCAGGAGAGCAGCTAACCGCCGCGCGTCGCCTTGTGGTGCGCGACGAAGTGGGGCGGGTAATCGTGCTTCTCGATGGTGATGTCGAGGAGAAAGGGAACACCCTTCTTGTTTGCCGCAACCGCGCGTTGAAGCGCCGGCTCGACATCGCCGGGGTCCTCGACATGTTCGCTTTCGCAGCCCTGGGCCGCCGCGATCGCCGTGAGGTCGGCGCCGACCAGGAAGTTGGTCGCGACCTCCTGTTTACCGGTCAGCACCTGGGAATACTGCGGCCAGCCGAAGGCCTTGTTGTTTAGGACGACCCAGGTCACGCCAAGCTTCTGTTCGGCGGCGGTGGCAAGCTCCATCATCGCCATCTGCATGGCGCCGTCGCCGGTGACGCAGACGATGTTCTTGTCGGGGGCTGAGAGCTTGGCGCCGATGGTCCCGATCACGCCCATGCCCATGGCCGTCTGCTCGCCCATGGGGATCGAACAGCCGGCATCGAGGACCTTGTAGTAGGGCCAGTAGTAGGACCACAGGTCCGCGCCGCCGTTCTCGTGCACGATGACGGTCTCCTTGCCAAAGACCCGATTCAGCGCCTGCATGACTTGCCGTGTGCGGATCGGCGTTCTCGGTTCTGCGCTGTCCGCTTCGGTCTCTGCCAGATAGGTAGCGCGCGACGTCTCGACCGCCGTGACGCGGGCCTCGCGTCGGTCTCGATCGATTGACGGTAGGGCGGCCAGGATGTCCGCCAGGCCAAGCGCCGCGTCACCGGCAAGCGCGATGTCCGGGCGTTTGTTGAGCGCGATCGCCTCCGGCGCGATGTCGAGCTGGATGTGTTGGACGCCGTCCGGCCAGTAGCGCCAGCCGCCGGTCGAAAAATCCTCAAGCCGCGTGCCGATGGTGAAGAAGAGATCGGCGTTGTCGTGATAGGCCTTGCCGGCCTCCGTGAAGTAAAGGCCGGTCTGGCCGAGCGACAGGGGATGGTCCTCGGCGATGATGCCGCGTCCGCCCGGCGTCGTCATG encodes:
- a CDS encoding MBL fold metallo-hydrolase, whose translation is MNPNVTTFFDPRTSSLTYVVAEPDGPACAIIDSVLDYDAPSGHTATESADKLIAFVEAEGLKVAWILDTHTHADHMTAMAYLKDRFGALTGIGAGVAQVQGNFVKLYDIADQVTADGSQFDHLFADNETFMIGAMQARVMATPGHTPGCITYVIGDAAFIGDTMFMPDSGTARCDFPDGDAAELYASIRRILELPAETRLFVCHDYQPNGRELAYEASVADHRRENIHVNDTIDEAGFVTMRTTRDATLSAPALILPAVQVNIRAGHVPAPEANGVSYLKIPIDTF
- a CDS encoding thiamine pyrophosphate-binding protein, translated to MENKSPWQAIAEALAAEGVERLYGMPGNPLHLVADIAEHTGIDIVLTRHEHSGVACAFAAARLTGRPEICFGNPGPGITNLATGLLEAHSASLPVIALANGVPLGSDGQGAFQELDAIAHLKPVTKWAVRITDPLTTPWVIARAFDVAVNGRPGPVFIEVPSDIGLKPVAMPAYQKALGRHLSRPDGSDVAAAASVLAEAKRPLIWCGSGAVSSGAFDQVQTLAETLGAPVMTTPGGRGIIAEDHPLSLGQTGLYFTEAGKAYHDNADLFFTIGTRLEDFSTGGWRYWPDGVQHIQLDIAPEAIALNKRPDIALAGDAALGLADILAALPSIDRDRREARVTAVETSRATYLAETEADSAEPRTPIRTRQVMQALNRVFGKETVIVHENGGADLWSYYWPYYKVLDAGCSIPMGEQTAMGMGVIGTIGAKLSAPDKNIVCVTGDGAMQMAMMELATAAEQKLGVTWVVLNNKAFGWPQYSQVLTGKQEVATNFLVGADLTAIAAAQGCESEHVEDPGDVEPALQRAVAANKKGVPFLLDITIEKHDYPPHFVAHHKATRGG
- a CDS encoding YdeI/OmpD-associated family protein — translated: MGNSEHGFRAKLERHQPDLPIYLMVPADVVSSLGAAATFVVEVSVNAIAIGRRSIKPWGDGQRWFMELTKPQCGRLRVDEGDEVDVTVSDAPQTPPALEAALAENKLADRWARMNASDRRMISEHIFDAKKDATRAARVDRTIAKLQESS